One stretch of Streptomyces sp. NBC_00443 DNA includes these proteins:
- a CDS encoding aldehyde dehydrogenase family protein, whose amino-acid sequence MSTVDKNDKTERAERLSVFKTYKLYVGGKFPRSESGRVYEVTDSKSNWLANVPLSSRKDARDAVVAARKAFGGWSGATAYNRGQILYRIAEMLEGRREQYVREVADSEGLSKSKAAAQVDAAIDRWVWYAGWTDKIAQVVGGGNPVAGPFFNISSPEPTGVVAVLAPQESSFLGLVSVLAPVIATGNTAIVVASEKSPLPALSLGEVLATSDLPGGVVNVLSGRTAEIATPLAAHQDVNAIDLAGADEVLAKELEIAAADNLKRVLRPQPVDDWAATPGIDRMTAFLETKTVWHPTGSLGASGSSY is encoded by the coding sequence ATGAGCACAGTGGACAAGAACGACAAGACCGAGCGCGCCGAGCGACTCTCCGTCTTCAAGACCTACAAGCTGTACGTCGGCGGGAAGTTCCCGCGTTCCGAGAGCGGCCGGGTGTACGAGGTGACGGACTCCAAGAGCAACTGGCTGGCGAACGTCCCCCTGTCCTCCCGCAAGGACGCCCGTGACGCGGTGGTCGCCGCGCGGAAGGCGTTCGGCGGCTGGTCCGGCGCGACGGCGTACAACCGCGGCCAGATCCTCTACCGCATCGCGGAGATGCTGGAGGGCCGCCGCGAGCAGTACGTCCGTGAAGTCGCCGACTCCGAGGGCCTGTCGAAGTCGAAGGCGGCGGCTCAGGTCGACGCGGCGATCGACCGGTGGGTCTGGTACGCGGGCTGGACGGACAAGATCGCCCAGGTGGTCGGCGGCGGAAACCCGGTCGCGGGCCCGTTCTTCAACATCTCCTCCCCCGAGCCGACCGGCGTGGTGGCCGTCCTGGCCCCGCAGGAGTCGTCCTTCCTGGGCCTGGTCTCGGTGCTGGCCCCGGTGATCGCGACGGGCAACACGGCGATCGTGGTGGCGTCCGAGAAGTCCCCGCTGCCCGCCCTCTCCCTGGGTGAGGTCCTGGCCACGTCCGATCTGCCGGGCGGTGTGGTCAACGTCCTGTCCGGCCGTACGGCGGAGATCGCGACGCCGCTGGCCGCGCACCAGGACGTCAACGCGATCGACCTGGCCGGCGCCGACGAGGTGCTGGCGAAGGAACTGGAGATCGCGGCGGCCGACAACCTCAAGCGCGTCCTGCGTCCACAGCCTGTGGACGACTGGGCCGCCACCCCCGGCATCGACCGTATGACGGCGTTCCTGGAGACCAAGACGGTCTGGCACCCGACGGGTTCGCTGGGCGCGTCCGGCTCGTCGTACTGA
- a CDS encoding PspC domain-containing protein, which produces MTALARPTNGRMIGGVCAALARRFGTSATTMRVIFLISCLLPGPQFLLYIVLWILLPSEDKANKTREAW; this is translated from the coding sequence ATGACCGCGCTCGCCCGACCCACCAACGGCCGCATGATCGGCGGAGTGTGCGCCGCGCTGGCACGGCGCTTCGGCACCTCCGCGACGACGATGCGCGTGATCTTCCTGATCTCCTGCCTGCTCCCCGGCCCGCAGTTCCTGCTCTACATAGTCCTGTGGATCCTGCTCCCCTCGGAGGACAAGGCGAACAAGACGCGCGAAGCCTGGTAA
- the afsQ1 gene encoding two-component system response regulator AfsQ1, translated as MPSLLLIEDDDAIRTALELSLTRQGHRVATAATGEDGLKLLREQRPDLIVLDVMLPGIDGFEVCRRIRRTDQLPIILLTARNDDIDIVVGLESGADDYIVKPVQGRVLDARIRAVLRRGERESNDAATYGSLVIDRAAMTVTKNGEDLQLTPTELRLLLELSRRPGQALSRQQLLRLVWEHDYLGDSRLVDACVQRLRAKVEDVPSSPTLIRTVRGVGYRLDAPQ; from the coding sequence GTGCCTTCCCTGTTGCTGATCGAGGACGACGACGCCATCCGTACGGCCCTGGAGCTCTCACTGACTCGCCAGGGACACCGTGTGGCCACCGCTGCCACCGGCGAGGACGGTCTGAAACTGCTGCGTGAGCAGCGGCCGGACCTGATCGTGCTGGACGTGATGCTGCCCGGTATCGACGGTTTCGAGGTGTGCCGCCGCATCCGGCGCACCGACCAGCTGCCGATCATCCTGCTGACCGCGCGCAACGACGACATCGACATCGTGGTCGGACTGGAGTCCGGCGCGGACGACTACATCGTCAAACCCGTGCAGGGGCGGGTCCTGGACGCCCGCATCCGTGCCGTGCTGCGGCGCGGGGAGCGGGAGTCGAACGACGCCGCGACCTACGGCAGCCTCGTCATCGACCGCGCGGCCATGACCGTCACCAAGAACGGCGAGGACCTCCAGCTCACCCCGACCGAGCTGCGCCTGCTGCTCGAACTGAGCCGCCGGCCGGGGCAAGCCCTGTCCCGGCAGCAGCTGCTGCGCCTGGTCTGGGAGCACGACTACCTGGGCGACTCCCGCCTCGTGGACGCCTGCGTGCAGCGCCTGCGCGCCAAGGTCGAGGACGTCCCGTCGTCCCCCACGCTCATCCGTACCGTCCGTGGAGTCGGCTACCGCCTGGACGCGCCTCAGTGA
- a CDS encoding HAMP domain-containing sensor histidine kinase → MTDVQGGFRGWVAARKGVWSKLRFTSLRLRLVVVFGLVALTAAVSASGIAYWLNREAVLTRAQDAVLRDFEQEMQNRAGLLPEEPTQDELQHTAGQMANSSQRFSVLLVAQDADGKPMYGNSGGLDGFTLADVPRSLRTAVNEEQQVDSSNKAEYHLYWQRIVADDTPYLVAGTKVIGGGPTGYMLKSLEPEAKDLNSLAWSLGIATGLALIGSALLAQAAATTVLKPVQRLGVAARRLGEGKLDTRLRVSGTDELADLSRTFNKAAEALEKRVADMAGRDDASRRFVADMSHELRTPLTAITAVTEVLEEELEMETGSMDPMIEPAVRLVVSETRRLNDLVENLMEVTRFDAGTARLVIDEVDLADQITACIDARAWLDAVDLDAERGIMARLDPRRLDVILANLIGNALKHGGSPVRVAVREADDSIVIAVRDHGPGIPEDVLPHVFDRFYKASASRPRSEGSGLGLSIALENAHIHGGEITAANSPDGGAVFTLRLPRDASKLAEETDANGTDGKGSDGAKKGDA, encoded by the coding sequence GTGACAGACGTGCAGGGGGGATTCCGCGGCTGGGTCGCGGCTCGCAAGGGAGTGTGGTCGAAGCTGCGTTTCACCAGCCTGCGACTGCGACTCGTGGTCGTCTTCGGCCTGGTGGCGCTCACGGCCGCGGTATCGGCCTCCGGCATCGCCTACTGGCTCAACCGCGAGGCGGTGCTCACCCGCGCCCAGGACGCGGTGCTGCGCGACTTCGAGCAGGAGATGCAGAACCGCGCGGGTCTGCTGCCCGAGGAGCCGACGCAGGACGAACTGCAGCACACCGCCGGGCAGATGGCCAACAGCAGCCAGCGCTTCAGCGTGCTGCTCGTCGCCCAGGACGCCGACGGCAAGCCCATGTACGGCAACTCCGGCGGCCTGGACGGCTTCACGCTCGCGGACGTGCCCCGGTCGCTGCGCACGGCGGTGAACGAGGAGCAGCAGGTCGACTCCTCCAACAAGGCCGAGTACCACTTGTACTGGCAGCGGATAGTCGCCGACGACACCCCCTACCTGGTCGCCGGCACGAAGGTGATCGGCGGCGGCCCGACCGGCTACATGCTCAAGTCCCTGGAGCCGGAGGCCAAGGACCTCAACTCCCTCGCCTGGTCGCTGGGCATCGCCACCGGCCTCGCGCTGATCGGCTCCGCGCTGCTCGCGCAGGCCGCCGCGACGACCGTACTGAAGCCGGTCCAACGCCTCGGTGTCGCCGCCCGCCGGCTCGGCGAGGGCAAGCTGGACACCCGCCTGCGCGTCTCCGGCACGGACGAACTGGCCGATCTGTCCCGGACGTTCAACAAGGCCGCCGAGGCGCTGGAGAAACGGGTCGCCGACATGGCCGGACGGGACGACGCGTCCCGCCGCTTCGTGGCCGACATGTCCCACGAACTGCGCACCCCCCTCACCGCGATCACCGCCGTGACGGAGGTGCTGGAGGAGGAGCTGGAGATGGAGACCGGCTCTATGGACCCGATGATCGAACCGGCCGTACGCCTGGTCGTCAGCGAGACCCGCCGCCTGAACGACCTCGTCGAGAACCTCATGGAGGTCACCCGCTTCGACGCGGGCACGGCCCGCCTGGTCATCGACGAGGTCGACCTCGCCGACCAGATCACGGCCTGCATCGACGCCCGCGCCTGGCTGGACGCGGTCGACCTGGACGCCGAGCGCGGCATCATGGCCCGCCTGGACCCGCGTCGCCTGGACGTCATCCTGGCCAACCTCATCGGCAACGCGCTCAAGCACGGAGGATCGCCGGTCCGGGTCGCGGTCCGGGAGGCGGACGACTCGATCGTGATCGCCGTACGGGACCACGGCCCCGGCATCCCCGAGGACGTCCTCCCGCACGTCTTCGACCGCTTCTACAAGGCCAGCGCCTCCCGCCCCCGCTCCGAGGGCAGCGGCCTCGGCCTGTCCATCGCCCTGGAGAACGCCCACATCCACGGCGGCGAGATCACCGCCGCCAACTCCCCCGACGGCGGCGCGGTGTTCACCCTGCGCCTCCCCCGGGACGCATCGAAACTGGCGGAAGAGACAGACGCCAACGGCACCGACGGCAAGGGCTCCGACGGGGCGAAGAAGGGGGACGCCTGA
- a CDS encoding uridine kinase family protein has product MSSHPPIPTRVVLLCGPSGSGKSLLAAHSGLPVLRLDDFYKEADDPTLPQVPGSSDIDWDHPDSWDADTAVAAIAELCRTGRTDVPLYDLSLSARTGAETVDIGRTPLFIAEGIFAAEIVTRCRQLGLLADALCLSRGPVKTFRRRFVRDLREGRKSVPFLLRRGWRLMRLERSIVAHQTSLGAHACDRDEALGRLTAAAAGRCPAATPAT; this is encoded by the coding sequence GTGAGTTCCCATCCGCCCATACCGACGCGAGTCGTGCTGCTCTGCGGCCCTTCCGGCTCCGGCAAGTCCCTTCTCGCCGCCCACTCCGGTCTTCCGGTGCTGCGGCTCGACGACTTCTACAAAGAGGCTGACGACCCGACCCTGCCGCAGGTCCCCGGGAGCTCCGACATCGACTGGGACCACCCCGACTCGTGGGACGCCGACACGGCCGTGGCGGCGATCGCGGAACTGTGCCGCACGGGCCGTACGGACGTGCCGCTGTACGACCTCTCGCTGAGCGCCCGCACGGGCGCGGAGACCGTCGACATCGGCCGCACCCCCCTCTTCATCGCGGAGGGCATCTTCGCGGCCGAGATCGTGACCCGCTGCCGTCAGCTCGGCCTCCTCGCGGACGCGCTGTGCCTGAGCCGCGGCCCCGTGAAGACGTTCCGCCGCCGCTTCGTCCGCGACCTGCGAGAGGGCCGCAAATCGGTCCCGTTCCTGCTGCGCCGCGGCTGGCGCCTGATGCGCCTGGAACGCTCGATCGTGGCCCACCAGACGTCCCTGGGCGCCCACGCCTGCGACAGGGACGAGGCCCTCGGCCGCCTCACCGCAGCCGCAGCGGGCCGCTGCCCGGCGGCAACACCGGCCACCTGA
- a CDS encoding SigE family RNA polymerase sigma factor — MNTLHGTSTSAVITRLHDVNGGRGSEKSGAVSGRGCARGTGRQHTAFMTVVDGFTGETHGGAAYREDSGECRRSLSEAEFTAYVQERRASLYATAYHLTGDRFEAEDLLQSALFSTYKAWDRISDKAAVGGYLRRTMTNLHISAWRRRKLNEYPTEELPETPGDTDAMRGTELRAVLWQALARLPELQRTMLVLRYYEGRTDPEIADILDISVGTVKSSIWRSLRRLREDEVLSFGRDEEDAFGELVA, encoded by the coding sequence ATGAACACGCTGCACGGCACCAGCACCAGCGCAGTGATCACGCGTCTGCACGACGTGAACGGGGGCCGGGGTTCCGAGAAGTCCGGTGCCGTGAGCGGGCGGGGGTGCGCTCGCGGCACCGGGCGTCAGCACACCGCGTTCATGACGGTGGTTGACGGTTTCACGGGGGAAACGCACGGGGGAGCCGCGTACAGGGAGGACTCGGGGGAGTGTCGTCGCTCGCTGTCGGAGGCGGAGTTCACCGCCTACGTCCAGGAGCGCCGCGCCTCCCTGTACGCAACCGCCTATCACCTGACCGGTGACCGCTTCGAGGCCGAGGACCTGCTCCAGAGCGCGCTGTTCTCGACGTACAAGGCGTGGGACCGGATCAGTGACAAGGCCGCGGTCGGCGGATACCTCCGCCGCACCATGACGAACCTGCACATCAGCGCGTGGCGCCGCCGCAAGCTGAACGAGTACCCGACCGAGGAGCTGCCGGAGACGCCCGGCGACACGGACGCGATGCGCGGCACCGAACTGCGCGCGGTCCTGTGGCAGGCGCTGGCCCGGCTGCCCGAACTCCAGCGCACGATGCTGGTCCTTCGCTACTACGAGGGCCGCACCGACCCGGAGATCGCGGACATCCTCGACATCAGTGTCGGCACGGTGAAGTCCAGCATCTGGCGGTCGCTCCGCCGGCTGCGCGAGGACGAGGTCCTCAGCTTCGGCCGTGACGAGGAGGACGCCTTCGGGGAGCTTGTCGCCTGA
- a CDS encoding VanZ family protein, whose translation MQRQGSIGGSAVIRIRATGGVLLVAHLAFVAWLTLRPLDVPWVMPPNLRPFAGIRADLALGWQEGARHIAEGLALLAPLGVLIPMAHGRIDASPLGSLVRAVGAGALISLGIELLQTGVPGQIVDVDSLLLNTMGAALAHAAVVPAARAWLRRRSERADRPTVPQEELSQGRTPTIPRVGIAP comes from the coding sequence GTGCAGCGTCAAGGCTCCATCGGCGGCAGCGCCGTGATCCGCATCCGTGCGACGGGGGGTGTTCTCCTGGTCGCGCATCTCGCGTTCGTCGCCTGGCTCACGCTGCGCCCCCTGGACGTCCCCTGGGTGATGCCGCCCAACTTGCGGCCGTTCGCCGGGATCAGAGCCGATCTGGCGCTGGGCTGGCAGGAGGGCGCCCGGCACATCGCCGAGGGACTCGCCCTGCTCGCACCGCTCGGCGTGCTGATCCCGATGGCACACGGCAGGATCGACGCCTCCCCACTGGGCTCCCTGGTCCGGGCGGTCGGCGCCGGCGCCCTGATCTCGCTGGGCATCGAGCTGCTGCAGACCGGCGTACCCGGCCAGATCGTCGACGTCGACTCCCTGCTGCTGAACACCATGGGCGCCGCCCTGGCGCACGCGGCGGTCGTACCCGCCGCCCGCGCCTGGCTCCGCCGCAGGTCCGAGCGCGCAGACCGGCCAACGGTCCCCCAGGAGGAGCTCTCTCAGGGTCGGACCCCGACGATTCCCAGGGTCGGGATAGCTCCATAG
- a CDS encoding DUF6281 family protein, with protein sequence MRTTLRSGRRLLMAALLLSTAVGCTEMGGAEPGGAAEASCAYVVMYANRSYQDVANADFTVGKKLGTATIPACEDTPNDPPDAGGEQRITAYAVEGTDPAVAIAVGDTPAGAILMKAH encoded by the coding sequence ATGCGCACTACGCTCCGGTCCGGCCGGCGTCTGCTCATGGCTGCACTGCTCCTCAGTACGGCCGTCGGCTGCACGGAAATGGGCGGCGCGGAGCCGGGCGGTGCGGCCGAGGCCTCCTGCGCGTACGTGGTGATGTACGCGAACCGCTCCTACCAGGACGTCGCGAACGCCGACTTCACCGTCGGGAAGAAGCTGGGTACAGCCACGATCCCGGCGTGCGAGGACACCCCGAACGATCCCCCGGACGCCGGCGGCGAGCAGCGAATCACCGCGTACGCGGTCGAGGGAACGGACCCGGCAGTCGCCATCGCCGTCGGTGATACTCCCGCCGGAGCGATCCTCATGAAGGCCCACTGA